One Cryptomeria japonica chromosome 9, Sugi_1.0, whole genome shotgun sequence genomic window carries:
- the LOC131060978 gene encoding mitochondrial uncoupling protein 5: MVLKAFVEGGIASVVAGCSTHPLDLIKVRMQLQGELNVGAPKGGPLAVGIRVIQTEGSMALFSGVSATMMRQLLYSTTRMGLYDIFKENWKEKGSSNLPLFKKIAAGLLAGGIGAAVGNPADVAMVRMQADGRLPLEQRRNYKSVADAVAQMVRQEGVTSLWTGSALTVQRAMIVTASQLASYDQFKESILSHHLMADGIGTHVTASFGAGFVAAVASNPVDVIKTRIMNMKSDPGQPAPYSGALDCALKTVKAEGPMALYKGFIPTVTRQGPFTVVLFVVLEQVRKILKDFDF; this comes from the coding sequence ATGGTGTTGAAGGCCTTTGTGGAAGGAGGCATAGCCTCAGTAGTAGCAGGGTGTTCCACTCACCCGCTGGATCTGATCAAAGTGCGAATGCAACTGCAAGGGGAGCTCAATGTGGGTGCTCCAAAGGGAGGGCCGCTGGCTGTAGGGATCCGTGTGATTCAGACCGAGGGTTCCATGGCGCTCTTTTCTGGGGTTTCTGCAACTATGATGCGGCAACTGCTTTATTCGACTACAAGGATGGGGCTTTATGACATCTTTAAGGAAAATTGGAAGGAGAAGGGGAGTTCTAACCTTCCCCTGTTTAAGAAGATCGCGGCGGGTTTGCTCGCCGGTGGCATTGGGGCCGCTGTGGGAAACCCTGCGGATGTGGCGATGGTGAGAATGCAGGCGGACGGACGGCTGCCTTTGGAGCAGAGGCGGAATTACAAAAGTGTTGCTGATGCGGTGGCGCAAATGGTCAGGCAGGAGGGCGTCACTTCGCTCTGGACTGGTTCGGCTTTGACGGTGCAGAGGGCTATGATTGTGACGGCTTCGCAGTTAGCTTCTTATGACCAGTTCAAGGAGAGCATTCTTTCGCATCATTTAATGGCGGACGGAATCGGTACTCATGTGACTGCAAGTTTTGGGGCCGGATTTGTGGCCGCCGTGGCTTCGAATCCTGTGGATGTCATCAAGACGCGGATCATGAACATGAAGTCAGATCCCGGGCAGCCGGCGCCTTATTCCGGTGCCCTTGACTGTGCTCTGAAAACTGTCAAGGCTGAGGGTCCTATGGCGCTTTATAAAGGGTTTATTCCGACTGTTACCAGACAAGGGCCTTTTACTGTGGTGCTTTTCGTGGTTCTGGAGCAAGTCCGGAAGATTTTAAAGGATTTTGATTTCTAG